A single region of the Neosynechococcus sphagnicola sy1 genome encodes:
- a CDS encoding IS5 family transposase → MSKAYPSNLSQAQFELLNDLIPEPKFGGRPRSVDMWDVLNAIFYVLVEGVRWRGLPGDFPAWQTVYTYFRQWRKDGTWVRMHDRLRECTRIEQERHRSPSEAIIDSQSVKSAAGVSQSVGYDAGKQIKGRKRFMTVDTLGLLLRV, encoded by the coding sequence ATGAGTAAAGCTTACCCCAGTAATTTGTCTCAAGCCCAATTTGAACTACTCAACGACTTGATACCCGAGCCGAAATTCGGTGGTCGTCCTCGTAGCGTCGATATGTGGGATGTTCTGAACGCCATTTTCTATGTTTTGGTGGAGGGAGTGCGATGGCGAGGGTTGCCAGGGGATTTTCCGGCATGGCAAACCGTATACACCTACTTTCGTCAGTGGCGCAAAGATGGAACCTGGGTGCGGATGCACGACCGATTGCGAGAGTGTACCCGAATTGAACAGGAGCGTCATCGCAGCCCGTCGGAAGCGATTATCGACAGTCAAAGTGTCAAAAGTGCCGCTGGAGTGAGCCAATCGGTGGGCTACGATGCGGGCAAACAAATTAAAGGTCGAAAACGGTTTATGACGGTCGATACCCTGGGATTGCTGTTGCGGGTC